The Coffea arabica cultivar ET-39 chromosome 4e, Coffea Arabica ET-39 HiFi, whole genome shotgun sequence genome includes a window with the following:
- the LOC113742715 gene encoding galactoside 2-alpha-L-fucosyltransferase-like isoform X1 translates to MMMTRCPEAYRFFCNPVKVMGIFVASLVGFLVWFSAMSGWPSYGFQWSQKPGKEDVNLDDIIEQIRYIGDSFPQPVEVPKDKLLGGLFPEGLDVNTCVSRYQSALYRKEQKHQPSPNLVSRLRKYEALHKQCGPFTESYNRTLEYLKSGNHGQDSNSTGCKYVIWIPMAGLGNRMLSLSSAFLYALLTNRVLLVDPGSGVSDLFCEPFPEVSWLLPSNFPLIGKFSSVDQKSPETFGNLLRNRSHANSTSSSLPPYLYLYLVHDYDDFDKRIFCDHDHTILQNIPWLIVKSNIYFAPSLVSIPSFQQDISDLFPNLGTVFHYLGRYLFNPTNFIWGLVTRYYNINLARADEKIGIQIRVLDKDFGRFERVLNQTLGCMLRENLLPEINGTKPVVIQSGKLKTKALLITSLRSWYSEAIKSMYWKRSTVTGEVVEVHQPSHEQYQHTRRRMHNIKAWAEIYLLSLTDKLVTSGGSTFGYIAHSLGGLKPWILYKPEDHVIPNPPCQRGVSMEPCMHAPPYYDCTSKKWTGPGGKLDPNVQHCDDKWWGIKFIDRE, encoded by the exons ATGATGATGACCAGGTGTCCAGAGGCCTATAGATTCTTCTGCAATCCAGTCAAAGTAATGGGGATTTTTGTAGCTTCCTTGGTGGGGTTCTTGGTTTGGTTCTCAGCAATGAGCGGCTGGCCTTCCTATGGCTTTCAATGGAGTCAGAAACCAGGGAAAGAAG ATGTTAATTTGGACGACATTATAGAACAGATCAGGTACATTGGAGATTCTTTTCCCCAGCCAGTCGAGGTGCCAAAGGATAAGCTTCTTGGTGGCCTTTTCCCAGAAGGATTAGATGTAAATACATGTGTAAGTAGGTATCAATCAGCCTTGTACAGAAAGGAACAAAAACACCAGCCTTCTCCCAATCTAGTCTCAAGGTTAAGAAAATATGAAGCCCTGCATAAACAATGTGGACCATTTACAGAGTCCTACAACAGAACCTTGGAATATCTCAAGTCAGGCAACCATGGCCAAGACTCCAATTCCACTGGTTGCAAGTACGTAATCTGGATTCCAATGGCTGGTTTAGGAAACAGAATGCTTAGCTTATCATCTGCTTTTCTTTATGCCCTGCTAACAAATAGAGTCCTACTTGTTGATCCAGGAAGTGGAGTTTCTGATCTTTTCTGTGAACCATTTCCTGAGGTTTCCTGGTTACTCCCCTCTAACTTCCCCCTTATTGGTAAGTTCAGTAGCGTTGATCAGAAATCTCCTGAGACTTTTGGAAACCTGTTGAGAAACAGAAGCCATGCTAATTCAACTTCATCTTCCCTGCCACCATATCTCTATCTCTATCTAGTCCATGACTATGATGATTTTGACAAGCGTATCTTTTGTGATCATGATCATACTATTCTCCAGAATATACCTTGGCTTATTGTGAAATCAAACATATATTTTGCCCCATCTCTTGTTTCAATTCCATCTTTTCAGCAAGATATTAGCGATCTATTCCCAAATTTAGGAACTGTGTTTCATTACCTGGGCCGGTATCTCTTTAATCCCACCAACTTTATTTGGGGGCTTGTCACCAGGTATTACAACATCAATTTAGCCAGGGCAGATGAAAAGATAGGCATTCAGATACGAGTACTAGACAAAGATTTTGGTCGTTTTGAGCGCGTGCTAAATCAGACTTTGGGTTGTATGCTGAGGGAGAATCTGCTACCAGAAATCAACGGGACCAAACCTGTCGTCATTCAATCTGGAAAGCTCAAGACTAAAGCTCTTCTGATTACATCTTTAAGATCTTGGTACTCCGAGGCAATAAAAAGCATGTACTGGAAACGTTCCACCGTCACAGGCGAAGTGGTTGAAGTACACCAGCCAAGCCATGAGCAGTACCAGCATACTAGAAGACGAATGCACAATATAAAAGCATGGGCAGAAATCTATCTGCTGAGCTTGACTGATAAGCTGGTCACAAGCGGAGGTTCAACTTTTGGCTATATAGCTCATAGTCTTGGAGGATTGAAGCCATGGATCCTTTACAAGCCTGAGGATCATGTAATCCCAAATCCACCATGTCAGCGGGGCGTGTCAATGGAACCTTGCATGCATGCCCCTCCATATTATGATTGCACAAGTAAAAAATGGACTGGCCCAGGTGGTAAACTTGATCCTAATGTACAGCATTGTGATGACAAATGGTGGGGTATTAAATTCATTGACAGAGAATAG
- the LOC113742715 gene encoding galactoside 2-alpha-L-fucosyltransferase-like isoform X2 — protein MMMTRCPEAYRFFCNPVKVMGIFVASLVGFLVWFSAMSGWPSYGFQWSQKPGKEDVNLDDIIEQIRYIGDSFPQPVEVPKDKLLGGLFPEGLDVNTCVSRYQSALYRKEQKHQPSPNLVSRLRKYEALHKQCGPFTESYNRTLEYLKSGNHGQDSNSTGCKYYNINLARADEKIGIQIRVLDKDFGRFERVLNQTLGCMLRENLLPEINGTKPVVIQSGKLKTKALLITSLRSWYSEAIKSMYWKRSTVTGEVVEVHQPSHEQYQHTRRRMHNIKAWAEIYLLSLTDKLVTSGGSTFGYIAHSLGGLKPWILYKPEDHVIPNPPCQRGVSMEPCMHAPPYYDCTSKKWTGPGGKLDPNVQHCDDKWWGIKFIDRE, from the exons ATGATGATGACCAGGTGTCCAGAGGCCTATAGATTCTTCTGCAATCCAGTCAAAGTAATGGGGATTTTTGTAGCTTCCTTGGTGGGGTTCTTGGTTTGGTTCTCAGCAATGAGCGGCTGGCCTTCCTATGGCTTTCAATGGAGTCAGAAACCAGGGAAAGAAG ATGTTAATTTGGACGACATTATAGAACAGATCAGGTACATTGGAGATTCTTTTCCCCAGCCAGTCGAGGTGCCAAAGGATAAGCTTCTTGGTGGCCTTTTCCCAGAAGGATTAGATGTAAATACATGTGTAAGTAGGTATCAATCAGCCTTGTACAGAAAGGAACAAAAACACCAGCCTTCTCCCAATCTAGTCTCAAGGTTAAGAAAATATGAAGCCCTGCATAAACAATGTGGACCATTTACAGAGTCCTACAACAGAACCTTGGAATATCTCAAGTCAGGCAACCATGGCCAAGACTCCAATTCCACTGGTTGCAA GTATTACAACATCAATTTAGCCAGGGCAGATGAAAAGATAGGCATTCAGATACGAGTACTAGACAAAGATTTTGGTCGTTTTGAGCGCGTGCTAAATCAGACTTTGGGTTGTATGCTGAGGGAGAATCTGCTACCAGAAATCAACGGGACCAAACCTGTCGTCATTCAATCTGGAAAGCTCAAGACTAAAGCTCTTCTGATTACATCTTTAAGATCTTGGTACTCCGAGGCAATAAAAAGCATGTACTGGAAACGTTCCACCGTCACAGGCGAAGTGGTTGAAGTACACCAGCCAAGCCATGAGCAGTACCAGCATACTAGAAGACGAATGCACAATATAAAAGCATGGGCAGAAATCTATCTGCTGAGCTTGACTGATAAGCTGGTCACAAGCGGAGGTTCAACTTTTGGCTATATAGCTCATAGTCTTGGAGGATTGAAGCCATGGATCCTTTACAAGCCTGAGGATCATGTAATCCCAAATCCACCATGTCAGCGGGGCGTGTCAATGGAACCTTGCATGCATGCCCCTCCATATTATGATTGCACAAGTAAAAAATGGACTGGCCCAGGTGGTAAACTTGATCCTAATGTACAGCATTGTGATGACAAATGGTGGGGTATTAAATTCATTGACAGAGAATAG